A window of the Desulfotignum phosphitoxidans DSM 13687 genome harbors these coding sequences:
- the guaB gene encoding IMP dehydrogenase, with product MSKILPDEGLSFDDVLLVPDFSAILPDEVSVKTRLTRGLELNIPIVAAAMDTVTEALTAISMARAGGLGFIHRNLSIEDQVIEVDRVKKSESGMIVDPVTIHPDVSISEVLNIMAKYRISGIPVVEGEKLVGIVTNRDLRFETQLEKPAKDVMTSENLVTVTEKCTLEESKIMLHKHRIEKLLVVDSQGKLKGLITIKDIEKIKKYPNACKDSYGRLRAGAAVGVGSDMMTRVEALISAGVDALVIDTSHGHSKNVIDAVKKIKHHFPDAQVVAGNVATEKGTQALIDAGADAVKIGIGPGSICTTRIVAGVGVPQLTAIQNCKDISRKTGVPIIADGGIKFSGDIAKALGAGAHSVMLGSLLAGTHESPGEIVIYQGRSYKAYRGMGSVEAMKKGSSDRYYQKDTSDAEELVPEGIVGRIPYRGTIRENILQMVGGVKAGMGYLGAVTIEDLHEKARFVKITAAGLKESHVHDVVITKEAPNYRVESS from the coding sequence ATGTCCAAAATATTACCGGATGAAGGACTGTCTTTTGACGATGTCCTGCTGGTACCTGATTTTTCCGCGATTCTTCCTGATGAAGTATCGGTCAAAACCCGGTTGACCCGGGGACTTGAACTCAATATTCCCATTGTCGCGGCAGCCATGGATACCGTGACTGAAGCCTTGACCGCCATCAGCATGGCTAGAGCCGGCGGTTTGGGGTTTATTCACAGAAATCTGTCCATCGAGGACCAGGTCATTGAGGTGGATCGGGTCAAAAAATCGGAAAGCGGGATGATTGTGGATCCGGTGACCATTCACCCGGACGTGTCCATTTCAGAAGTGCTCAACATCATGGCCAAATACCGGATTTCCGGCATTCCGGTGGTTGAGGGTGAAAAACTGGTGGGCATTGTCACCAACCGGGACCTGCGGTTTGAAACCCAGCTGGAAAAACCGGCCAAAGATGTGATGACCAGTGAAAACCTGGTCACAGTGACTGAAAAGTGCACCCTGGAAGAATCCAAAATCATGCTGCATAAACACCGCATTGAAAAATTGCTGGTGGTGGACAGTCAGGGCAAACTCAAGGGGTTGATCACCATCAAGGATATTGAAAAAATAAAAAAATACCCCAATGCCTGCAAAGATTCATATGGACGTCTGAGGGCCGGAGCGGCCGTGGGCGTGGGGTCGGACATGATGACCCGGGTGGAGGCCCTGATCAGTGCCGGGGTGGATGCCCTGGTCATTGACACCTCCCACGGGCATTCCAAAAATGTGATCGATGCCGTGAAAAAGATCAAACACCATTTTCCCGATGCCCAGGTGGTGGCCGGCAATGTGGCCACGGAAAAAGGAACCCAAGCCCTGATCGATGCCGGGGCGGATGCCGTGAAAATCGGGATCGGTCCGGGGTCCATCTGCACCACCCGCATCGTGGCAGGGGTGGGGGTTCCCCAGCTCACCGCCATACAGAACTGCAAGGATATTTCCAGAAAGACCGGAGTGCCCATCATCGCTGACGGGGGCATTAAATTTTCCGGAGACATTGCCAAGGCTTTAGGCGCCGGGGCCCATTCCGTGATGCTGGGCAGCCTTCTGGCCGGCACCCATGAAAGCCCCGGTGAAATCGTCATCTACCAGGGCCGTTCCTATAAAGCCTACCGGGGCATGGGGTCTGTGGAAGCCATGAAAAAAGGATCGTCTGACCGGTATTATCAAAAAGACACGTCAGATGCCGAGGAACTGGTGCCCGAAGGCATTGTGGGCCGGATTCCCTATCGAGGCACCATCCGGGAGAATATTCTTCAGATGGTAGGCGGTGTCAAAGCCGGTATGGGATATCTGGGGGCTGTCACCATCGAGGACCTGCATGAAAAAGCCCGGTTTGTAAAAATCACGGCTGCCGGGTTAAAGGAAAGCCATGTCCATGACGTGGTGATCACCAAGGAAGCCCCCAATTACCGCGTGGAAAGCAGCTGA
- the dnaE gene encoding DNA polymerase III subunit alpha, whose protein sequence is MTDSSGMFYHLHLHTEYSLLDGAIRLDPLLKKCKEYNMDAVSMTDHGTMFGVAAFYEKARKAGIKPILGCEVYVAPRSIIHKTQLDHKGLSHLVLLARDREGYANLCKLVSIAQLKGFYYKPRIDRELLTAHSKGLIGLSACLKGDIPKAIMANDMEGADAAARFYLETLGEGNFFLEVQENGMSIQQKVNQGIEDISQRLSIPMVATNDCHYLAKEDKKAHDILLCIQTGDTVSNQNRFKFDSDQLYFKSSDEMIATLGQYAGAIENTKDVAARCNVEFDDKTYHFPRYAQSDEDSEAELFRQKAMAGFEEKLAIIKKKNPDINEQEYRDRIAYEIKIILDMGFPGYFLIVADFIAHARKIGVPVGPGRGSAAGSMVAYAMDITALDPIEHGLIFERFLNPSRISMPDIDVDFCIEGRDKVYHYTIDRYGGPEYVCQIITFGKLKAKAVIRDVGRALGIPLSEVDEIAKLIPDGAKNLTKALEEVPAIREICDVSDDKTQMLETALLLEGLPRHASTHAAGVVVADKPLNEYLPLFRGKEGETITQFDMNYVEKLGLVKFDFLGLRNLTVIKNCLELIEKQDKPVPDMDHLDFSDENTFDLLQRADTTGVFQLESSGMKELILRLKPATFSDIVALVALYRPGPLDSGMANTYVERKHGREEVVYLFDELAPILKETYGVILYQEQVMKIAGVLADYSMADADGLRKAMGKKIAAMMEAHRKLFLEGAAKNNHDSKKAEELFDLMEKFGGYGFNKSHSAAYALIAFQTAYLKANYTLEFIAALMTSERGNTDAVLKFMDECRTHDIQVLPPDVNESESQFIVSKGCIRFGLAAVKGVGNAAIDVIVEDRKQNGPFESLYDFCERVSLTKVNKKVLEALIKCGAFDSTGSARSQMMAVLEEALDHGNRVQKEKADSQMDLFADSGMGTEIPASIPEMPDMEEWEDHFLLEMEKESLGFYISGHPLDKYQAEIARFATVNSVTLQEKADGRMIRIGGIIKVLKTHKTKKGDLMAFCAIEDRNAGVEVVVFPNVYALVHPLLSMEQVVILEAEVQKKESTVKLLAEKIVPIDQAAREWTNGILIAVDADRFDADTLERLKPIIQRYPGDCPACLKISIPDKPEVLVKLADEYMTCSDPAFFKEVEDLMEKGCIETRCAPVKAKVKKKKSWGKSRNGTMKQGA, encoded by the coding sequence ATGACTGATTCTTCCGGCATGTTTTATCACCTTCATTTGCACACGGAATATTCGCTGCTGGACGGGGCCATCCGACTGGATCCTTTGTTGAAAAAATGCAAAGAATACAACATGGATGCCGTGTCCATGACCGATCACGGCACCATGTTCGGTGTGGCTGCATTTTATGAAAAAGCCCGGAAAGCAGGGATCAAGCCCATTTTAGGGTGTGAAGTCTATGTGGCCCCCCGGTCTATCATCCATAAAACCCAGCTGGATCACAAGGGATTGAGCCACCTGGTGCTGCTGGCCCGGGATCGGGAAGGGTATGCCAACCTGTGCAAACTGGTGTCCATTGCCCAGCTCAAGGGATTTTATTACAAGCCCCGCATCGACAGGGAACTGCTGACCGCCCATTCCAAGGGGTTGATCGGGTTGTCCGCCTGCCTGAAAGGGGATATTCCCAAGGCCATCATGGCCAATGATATGGAAGGCGCGGATGCGGCGGCCCGGTTTTATCTGGAAACCCTGGGGGAGGGCAATTTTTTTCTGGAAGTCCAGGAAAACGGGATGTCCATCCAGCAAAAGGTCAACCAGGGCATTGAAGACATCAGCCAGCGCCTGTCCATTCCCATGGTAGCCACCAATGACTGCCATTATCTGGCCAAAGAGGACAAAAAAGCCCACGACATTCTGTTGTGCATCCAGACCGGGGATACGGTCTCCAATCAGAACCGGTTCAAATTTGATTCCGACCAGCTGTATTTCAAATCATCCGACGAGATGATCGCCACCCTGGGGCAGTATGCCGGGGCCATTGAAAATACAAAGGATGTGGCGGCCCGGTGTAATGTGGAATTTGATGATAAAACCTATCATTTCCCCCGGTATGCCCAATCAGACGAAGACAGTGAGGCGGAGCTGTTCAGGCAGAAAGCCATGGCCGGGTTTGAAGAAAAACTGGCCATCATCAAAAAAAAGAACCCGGATATCAATGAACAGGAATACCGGGACCGCATTGCCTATGAGATCAAGATCATTCTGGACATGGGGTTTCCCGGATATTTTCTCATTGTGGCGGATTTCATTGCCCATGCCCGGAAAATAGGGGTACCCGTGGGGCCGGGCCGGGGGTCTGCCGCCGGGTCCATGGTGGCCTATGCCATGGATATCACGGCCCTGGATCCCATTGAACATGGACTGATTTTTGAGCGGTTTCTGAATCCTTCCCGGATCTCCATGCCGGATATTGACGTGGATTTTTGTATCGAGGGCAGGGACAAGGTGTATCACTATACCATTGACCGGTATGGGGGGCCTGAATATGTCTGCCAGATCATTACCTTTGGGAAACTCAAAGCCAAGGCCGTGATCCGGGATGTGGGCCGGGCTTTGGGGATCCCTTTGTCTGAAGTGGATGAAATCGCCAAGCTGATTCCGGACGGGGCCAAGAATCTGACAAAGGCTTTGGAAGAAGTGCCGGCCATCCGGGAGATATGTGATGTTTCAGACGACAAGACCCAGATGCTGGAAACCGCCCTGCTCCTGGAAGGACTGCCCCGGCATGCATCTACCCATGCCGCCGGTGTGGTGGTGGCGGACAAGCCGCTGAACGAATATCTGCCGTTGTTCCGGGGTAAGGAAGGGGAGACCATTACTCAGTTTGACATGAATTATGTGGAAAAACTGGGGCTGGTGAAGTTTGATTTCCTGGGATTGAGAAACCTGACCGTTATCAAGAACTGCCTGGAACTGATCGAAAAGCAGGACAAGCCGGTGCCGGATATGGACCATCTGGATTTTTCAGATGAAAACACCTTTGATCTGCTTCAGCGGGCCGATACCACCGGGGTATTTCAGCTGGAAAGTTCCGGCATGAAAGAATTGATTCTTCGCCTCAAACCGGCCACGTTTTCCGATATCGTGGCCCTGGTGGCCCTGTACCGGCCGGGCCCCCTGGACAGCGGTATGGCCAACACCTATGTGGAAAGAAAACACGGCAGGGAAGAGGTTGTGTATCTGTTTGACGAATTGGCACCGATTCTCAAAGAAACCTATGGGGTGATCCTGTACCAGGAACAGGTGATGAAGATCGCAGGCGTCCTGGCCGATTATTCCATGGCGGATGCGGACGGGCTGCGGAAAGCCATGGGCAAGAAGATTGCCGCCATGATGGAGGCCCATCGGAAACTATTTCTGGAAGGGGCTGCCAAAAACAACCATGATTCCAAAAAAGCGGAAGAGCTTTTTGATCTCATGGAAAAATTCGGCGGGTATGGGTTCAACAAATCCCACAGTGCGGCCTATGCATTGATTGCGTTTCAGACCGCATACCTGAAAGCCAATTATACCCTGGAATTCATCGCGGCCCTGATGACCAGTGAACGGGGCAACACCGATGCCGTGCTCAAATTCATGGATGAATGCCGGACCCATGATATTCAGGTACTGCCGCCGGATGTCAATGAAAGCGAATCCCAGTTCATTGTGTCCAAAGGCTGTATCCGGTTCGGCCTGGCTGCGGTCAAAGGCGTGGGAAATGCCGCCATTGATGTGATTGTGGAAGATCGTAAACAAAACGGTCCCTTTGAAAGCCTGTATGATTTCTGTGAACGGGTTTCCTTGACCAAGGTGAACAAAAAGGTGCTGGAAGCGCTCATTAAATGCGGGGCGTTCGACTCCACAGGATCTGCCAGAAGTCAGATGATGGCGGTGCTGGAAGAGGCTCTGGACCATGGCAACCGGGTTCAGAAGGAAAAGGCGGATTCCCAGATGGATCTGTTTGCCGACTCCGGTATGGGAACTGAGATTCCTGCCAGTATTCCGGAAATGCCGGATATGGAAGAATGGGAAGACCATTTTCTGCTGGAAATGGAAAAAGAATCTTTGGGATTTTATATCAGCGGGCATCCCCTGGACAAATACCAGGCAGAAATTGCCCGGTTTGCCACGGTCAACTCCGTGACCCTTCAGGAGAAGGCCGACGGCAGAATGATCCGCATCGGCGGGATCATCAAGGTGCTCAAGACCCATAAGACCAAAAAAGGGGATCTGATGGCGTTCTGCGCCATCGAGGACCGGAATGCCGGTGTGGAAGTGGTGGTGTTTCCCAATGTGTATGCGCTGGTCCATCCGTTGCTGTCCATGGAACAGGTGGTGATTCTGGAGGCGGAAGTCCAGAAAAAGGAATCCACTGTCAAGCTTTTGGCGGAGAAAATCGTGCCCATTGATCAGGCGGCCCGGGAATGGACCAACGGGATATTGATTGCCGTGGATGCGGACCGGTTTGATGCCGACACCCTGGAACGGCTCAAGCCCATCATCCAGCGGTATCCCGGGGATTGTCCGGCATGTCTGAAAATAAGTATTCCGGACAAACCCGAAGTGCTGGTAAAACTGGCGGATGAATATATGACCTGTTCTGATCCGGCGTTTTTTAAAGAAGTGGAAGACCTGATGGAAAAAGGATGCATTGAAACCAGATGTGCGCCGGTCAAAGCAAAAGTCAAAAAGAAAAAATCATGGGGAAAATCCCGTAACGGAACAATGAAACAAGGAGCCTGA
- the djlA gene encoding co-chaperone DjlA, translated as MSWLGKMIGGTIGFALGGPIGAVAGAAFGHAFVDKKEDAYLRSIPGSTGSLSSNEEAQLIFFTAAFSMLAKLCKADGQVSEKEIQVVEAFMTQDLQLDATGQESAKNIFRQAIRSSESFEAFAMQFYSVFRTQPNIISLMMDVLFRVGAADGRLSDAEDATLRSAARIFNVSDVAFNRLKSKYIRSADKYYAVLKCDETSSNEEIKKQYRKLVTEYHPDKIEAKGLPEEFIKFANDKFAEIQEAYDQIRKKRGF; from the coding sequence ATGAGCTGGCTGGGAAAAATGATCGGCGGAACCATCGGATTCGCCTTGGGAGGCCCCATCGGTGCCGTGGCCGGGGCTGCATTCGGTCATGCGTTTGTGGATAAAAAAGAGGATGCCTATCTGAGATCCATTCCCGGAAGCACAGGGTCCTTGTCTTCCAATGAAGAGGCCCAGCTGATATTTTTCACAGCCGCCTTTTCCATGCTGGCCAAGCTGTGCAAAGCGGATGGTCAGGTCTCTGAAAAAGAGATCCAGGTGGTGGAGGCCTTTATGACACAGGATCTTCAGCTGGATGCCACCGGCCAGGAAAGCGCTAAAAATATTTTCAGACAGGCGATCCGGTCGTCTGAAAGCTTTGAAGCGTTTGCCATGCAGTTTTATTCGGTATTCAGAACCCAGCCCAACATCATTTCGTTGATGATGGATGTATTGTTCCGTGTGGGTGCGGCAGACGGCCGTCTGTCCGATGCCGAAGATGCCACTTTGCGGTCTGCGGCCCGGATTTTCAATGTGTCGGATGTGGCGTTCAACCGGCTGAAATCCAAGTATATCCGTTCCGCAGACAAATATTATGCCGTGCTCAAGTGCGATGAAACATCGTCCAACGAGGAGATCAAAAAACAGTACCGCAAGCTGGTGACCGAATACCATCCCGACAAAATTGAGGCCAAAGGGCTTCCTGAAGAGTTCATTAAATTCGCCAATGACAAATTTGCTGAAATCCAGGAAGCCTATGACCAGATTCGCAAGAAAAGAGGGTTTTAG